The DNA region GCTCAAACAAATGCTCACCCACCTGGGCTATGTCAGACCCAACGGCCGCTGGACACACCCCGCAGGCCGCAAGCTTGCCTTCCTGGGTGACTTCATCGACCCGAAATACGACGGCGACCACGACGTCCCAGCCGTCCTCGAAACGGTGAAGTGCCTGTGCGACGACGGCATTGCCGTGGCCGTGATGGGGAACCACGAGTACAACGCGGTCTGCTATGCCACCAAAGGGCATGACGGCGAATGGCTGCGCCCGCACAACGAACGCAATGCCCGCCAGGTACGCATGACCCTCGATCGCTTTGACGGCGGCTTTGAGAGCGCCGCCTGGCAGGGCTGGGTCGATTGGTTCCGGACCCTGCCAATGGCGCTCGACTTGGGCGGCATGCGGATGGTCCACGCCTGCTGGCATGAGGAAATGCTCGGCCGTCTGAACGGGCAGACGCTCGAAGACCATGAGTTCCTAGTTCGCTCGGCCACCAGAGGGCACGACGACTATGAGGCGGTGGAGGTGGTTCTCAAAGGAATTGAGCTGCCTATCGCCAACGGTGCCAGCTACGTCGACCACACCGGCACCGAGCGCTTCAACTTCCGCGTCAAATGGTTCGACACCGAGCCCGCTGGCCGCACCTGCCGTGACTTGGCGTTCCCATCGGGCGTCTTCGACGTGCCGGACGAGCCCATCACCGACGACATGCTCGGCGATGTCATCGGCTACGACAGCGCTGCTGTGCCGGTCTTCATCGGCCACTACTTCAAACCGACCGACAGCGCACTGAGCCCGGATTCGACCAACCTCGCCTGCCTCGACCACAGCGTCGCCAAAGGTGGACCGCTGATCTGCTACCGCTGGTCAGGGGAAACAACCCTCAAACCGGAGAACTACGTAGCGGCATGAGCATGAGCCAAGACAATCTAAAACGGGTGATGCGGTTCCTCGATGAGCGGATGGAATTCGAGAACCTGCCGCCCGGGACTGACAAGCACACCGCGCTGATGCTGAAGCTTGCAGCACTTGAGCGGGCGATCGACGCCATCCGCCTGCACCACGAGGTTCAGGGGAGGGGGAACTTAACCTGCCCCCCATCCCCCGGCTGCTTGGAGGTTCGCTCACGCAGCCCAATCAGCTTCGATGAGTTTCTCCTCTGCCACTGGAACGAACCGGAGAAACCCAACTCACCGCGCGGGCATGGCCGCTTTCACCTCGCCTTCCCTCTGCTCAAGTTCATCTTCAAAAACCGCGACAAAAGGTGGAGCGTCCACTCGATGACCCGTGCATTCATCCGGGAAAACCACGAGCGCTGGACTCCCTTCGACCTGGCGCGGACCTCCACCGGCGCAGTACGACTGGAGACCAACATCAAAATGGCGGCACATCACCTCCGCCGCTACGGCCTCCTACTCTTCACAAAGGACGAGGCATTCAAGCGCTGGCGATTGTCGGTGCTGGGTATCGTCGTCGCGGACCGCATCCCCGACGAGATCATGTGGTTCGACAAACAGGGCAATGACTCGTGGGAGTGGAACTTCCTCGGCAACGCCATCTGGGTTATCGCCGATGTCCAGAATGTCCCCGACATCATCGAGAGCCTGGAACGCTACGCCAAACTTGAGGTCGAAGGCTTCTGGGATGAGCGGCAGGCATTCCTCACCACGACCATGAAAACCATCGACCAGTATCAACGCCTTCCCCAGATGCCTCGGCAACAGCGGAACAGGTACATCAATGAGGTCCGGGCTATGTTCTACAAACTCGCGCTCTCAAAAGAGTCGGTTGAGCTCGCTCAAGTGCTTTGCAGGGGGGCGAAATAGAGCCCCCTCGGCAAAGCACCACGGGAAAGTCGGTGAGTTACGACTACTTTCACGATACAAATCACCCCAACACTGAAGCACTCGCCATGGCGGCGATCCCTTCGCTGCGGCCGACAAAGCCCATCTTCTCGTTGGTTGTCGCCTTGATGCCGATACGCTCGGCGGGAAGTCCGAGCACCTCGCCGATCTTCTCTTTCATCGCATCGACATGAGGGAGCACCTTCGGTTTCTCCGCGATCAACGTGCTGTCGATGTTTACGATCACCGCATCGCGAGCCGCCAACTCCTCTGCCACCTTGCGCAGAATTTCCAAACTGCTAATCCCTTCAATTGTCGGATCCGACGGTGGGAAAAAGTGCCCGATGTCCGGCAGACCGACGGTACCCAGCAAGGCGTCGGCAATCGCGTGACACAGCACGTCGGCATCGGAATGTCCGAGCAGACCGACGTCGCTAGGGATCTCGACACCACCGAGGATGCACTTGCGGCCCTCGGCGAACTGATGAACGTCATAACCGATGCCCGTGCGGTAATGCGGACCTGGAGGAAGTGTGTTGGCTGCCATAATGCGTGTGATAGTGCTTAGAGGTGGTACTTCTCCAACGGAAGCTTGCCATTGGAAGAACAAATCGAGAATTTCTCACCGCGATCGTCGCGCGGAGTGACGTGCGTGGTGCCTCCCGCGGCATCCACCAGCAACAAACCAGCCGCAATGTCCCACGTGCTGATCTGTTCTTCGATATAAGCATCGAGGCGGCCGCAGGCAATGTACGCCATGGCCAGTGCCGCGCTGCCCATCATCCGGGTTTTGCGCACTTGGTGAGAGATTTCCTTGAAGCGCTCGAAGCCCTCGTCGATCGACTCCTTGCTCTTGGAGAAGCCGACGGTCACGATCGAATCGCTCAGCTCATCGCGCTCGCTGACTCGGATCTCTTTGCCATTGCAGGTCGGCATACCGCCCTTGGTCACGACGAACATTTCGTCCAAATTCGGATCGTAGATCACGCCGATCAACGTGTCGCCCTGGTAGCGCAGAGCAATCGAGACACAGAAGTGAGGGATGCCATAAAAGAAGTTCACCGTCCCGTCGATCGGATCCACGATCCATTGAAAGGGACTGCCCGCATCGCCATCGACGCCTTCCTCACCGAGCAACGCATGCCCCGGAAACGCGGCCAGCAAGCGCTTGGTGATCAACTCCTGGCTCTCACGGTCAAGCGCCAGCTTGATGTCGTACGCCAGCTTTGAGTCGACCTCCAAGTCCGAGCCAAAGTGTTTGCACAACAGTTCACCCGCTTCACGTGCGGCGGACTGGGCAACGTCTAGAAATGCGTTCAGGTCGGTCGTCGGGATCTCGCTCATGATGACAAAGGCTCCCTCACTGGTAACACGCACCACCACAATTGCGAACCAGGAAGGGGAGGGATCTCGATCCGCACACCTTCGTACCATCCACGTCAGTCGTCAGGCAGTTCCCTGGTACTCTGAGGTCTAGGTTCGCCTACGCGCCGGATGTGGATCAGATCGTAAGGAAGCATTACCGTATCCGTCAGCAACGAGAATGGAAGATCCGCGACATAAAGAGGAATCCACCATGGCTTGAAGAGAAAATCAAACGAGTCAGGCCCCGTCGGTTGGTAGCAAACGGCAGCAAGAGCAATAAAGCTGACGTCCACCGCCGTCGCAGAATAGGGATACGCATACCCACGATCGTACTTCGACGTAGACGCGCAACTCGCGTTGAAAACGAGTGCCGCTGCCGCGCCAACAATTCTGAACAATACCTTCGGTTTCACAGCATTAAGATTTCACAGCATTTCATCGTAGCAGTACCCACTGCGCTCCCAGAGGAATCCCCGCTAATCCGCGTCATCCGCGGATCCCCCCATCCTGAATCATCCTAGGCATCTGCGGACTCCCTTCCGGCGAGAACATCTGGATGGGAGCCGCAGTGATTCAATCAAGCGCGAGCTTGGTGAACTGGCGTCATCTCCTGCGAATGGCGCTCCAGCTGCTTCTCCGCCGGCTCGTCGACATTCGTGTACCAGCCCCTTCCTGAAAAGCAGCTCGAAAGAAGGGTACAAGACAGACACAGGGCGAACAGTTTTGTTGTTTTCATAACACTCCAACTCTCAACACATCGATAATGTTAGAAACATCCCACCCCGCGCATCTGCGGACGAAACCACACAACCGTTCAAACGGGTCCGTTCCGCCACGGCAAAGGGCCGCTGCCCGGAAATGCTCCGGACAGCGGCCCCACTGGTCACCATGAGAAAAATTCGCCTGCGATCGAGCGCGGCTTAGCTGATCTCGATCTTGCGTGGTTTGGTCTCTTCACGCAGCGGGATGCGCAGCGCGAGGATACCATTCTCCAACGCGGCCGATACCCGGTCCGTGTCGAGCTGATCCGACACCCGCAGGTTGAGGACATAACGAGTGTCGTCGATCTCGCGATGGACGAACATCTGGTCGCCCGGTGCTTCGAAGCGACGGCTGGCCTCGACCGACAGCACGCCCTTGTCGAAGTTCACCGAGACATCCTCCTTTGCCACTCCGGGCAAGGCGATCCCGACCTCCAACGCATCGTCGAGACGCTTTGTGTTGTAAGGTGGGCGCACGGTTGGAAGTGCTGCGGCGGTTTCCTGTTCAGGCTTGGTAAGAGTGCATGTGCTCATTGTAGTAAATAGATTGGTTAGATTGATGTCAGTTCTCCCTGTGTGGGCATTTGAAATTGTTCGTCCCCAGTCGATGCTCAGTTGATCTCGATCTGGCGTGCCTTGGCTTCCTCGGCCCGTGGCAGGGTGACGGTAAGAATGCCGGCATCGAGTGCTGCGGTGATCGCGCTCTGGTCGACCGTGCGGCTCAGACGAAACGTGCGGCTGCGACGGTCATCGCCGCAGTACTGGTCAATCGTGAGCACGCCGTCCTCGACATTGATCGAGAGGTCGTCGCGGGTTGCGCCCGGCAACTCAAGCCGGATCATGTAGGCATCGTGCCCTTCCAGCACATCGGCGGCCGGTTCGTGCGTGCCGATGCTCTGACCGGCAAAAAGGCGGTCGAAATCGCGAAAGGCGGATTCGAACAAGGCGTCGAATGGAGATGCGTTTGCTGGTGCTGTTGGAATTCTGGTCAGTTTCATAGGTGGGTTTGGTTGATGTGATCGAGTCCGGTCGGTTCATGAGTTCGCTGACCGGCTGGCATCTTCGTTTGCACAGACCGTGCCAGCGCCTCCCAGAACTCCCCAACACACTTAAACCAAAGGCATTATCAAGATACCCGACAGCAACACCAACCCGGTTGGCACACCCGGAATCTGCCAATGTGACGCAAAACGCGTCAAAATGACGTGACAGATTGACGCGCCCCATCAGCAGCGAATACCAGCAGCGGTGATTGGGGGAGGCGAACCAGACAGCACTGCTGCCACTTCCAGTCGATTCGTCCGTTGCCTGGCATCGGCTAACGAGCGCCCGTCGTAATCGATGGACATGGCAGATTCCTCCTCACCCTTTGAACGCGCACTCACCCGACTCGATGCCGCCCTTGAGCTGAGCCACATCCACACCGAAGCGCTCAACCGCTTGAAGTTTCCCAAGTCACTGATCGAGGTCTCCATTCCCGTTCGCATGGACGACGGCGGTCTCCAGATCTTCAAAGGCTACCGGGTACACCACGATGATAGCCGTGGTCCATGCAAGGGAGGCATCCGCTACCACCCCGAGGTGGAAATCGAAGAAGTGAAAG from Sulfuriroseicoccus oceanibius includes:
- a CDS encoding inositol monophosphatase family protein — encoded protein: MSEIPTTDLNAFLDVAQSAAREAGELLCKHFGSDLEVDSKLAYDIKLALDRESQELITKRLLAAFPGHALLGEEGVDGDAGSPFQWIVDPIDGTVNFFYGIPHFCVSIALRYQGDTLIGVIYDPNLDEMFVVTKGGMPTCNGKEIRVSERDELSDSIVTVGFSKSKESIDEGFERFKEISHQVRKTRMMGSAALAMAYIACGRLDAYIEEQISTWDIAAGLLLVDAAGGTTHVTPRDDRGEKFSICSSNGKLPLEKYHL
- the ispF gene encoding 2-C-methyl-D-erythritol 2,4-cyclodiphosphate synthase, translated to MAANTLPPGPHYRTGIGYDVHQFAEGRKCILGGVEIPSDVGLLGHSDADVLCHAIADALLGTVGLPDIGHFFPPSDPTIEGISSLEILRKVAEELAARDAVIVNIDSTLIAEKPKVLPHVDAMKEKIGEVLGLPAERIGIKATTNEKMGFVGRSEGIAAMASASVLG
- a CDS encoding metallophosphoesterase: MRKQHYDVIGDIHGAYRQLKQMLTHLGYVRPNGRWTHPAGRKLAFLGDFIDPKYDGDHDVPAVLETVKCLCDDGIAVAVMGNHEYNAVCYATKGHDGEWLRPHNERNARQVRMTLDRFDGGFESAAWQGWVDWFRTLPMALDLGGMRMVHACWHEEMLGRLNGQTLEDHEFLVRSATRGHDDYEAVEVVLKGIELPIANGASYVDHTGTERFNFRVKWFDTEPAGRTCRDLAFPSGVFDVPDEPITDDMLGDVIGYDSAAVPVFIGHYFKPTDSALSPDSTNLACLDHSVAKGGPLICYRWSGETTLKPENYVAA
- a CDS encoding Hsp20/alpha crystallin family protein, giving the protein MKLTRIPTAPANASPFDALFESAFRDFDRLFAGQSIGTHEPAADVLEGHDAYMIRLELPGATRDDLSINVEDGVLTIDQYCGDDRRSRTFRLSRTVDQSAITAALDAGILTVTLPRAEEAKARQIEIN
- a CDS encoding YceK/YidQ family lipoprotein, whose translation is MKPKVLFRIVGAAAALVFNASCASTSKYDRGYAYPYSATAVDVSFIALAAVCYQPTGPDSFDFLFKPWWIPLYVADLPFSLLTDTVMLPYDLIHIRRVGEPRPQSTRELPDD
- a CDS encoding Hsp20/alpha crystallin family protein, with the translated sequence MSTCTLTKPEQETAAALPTVRPPYNTKRLDDALEVGIALPGVAKEDVSVNFDKGVLSVEASRRFEAPGDQMFVHREIDDTRYVLNLRVSDQLDTDRVSAALENGILALRIPLREETKPRKIEIS